Proteins encoded within one genomic window of bacterium:
- the hydF gene encoding [FeFe] hydrogenase H-cluster maturation GTPase HydF, with product MQKAPKGERLIIVLLGRRNVGKSSLINALVGQEIALVSDVPGTTTDPVDKHYELLPLGPVTFYDTAGLDDVGELGEMRIKATRKVLMKADLALLVTDERGLGDEEFKIIKELEEKNIPFIVVFNKMDLNAPRQEDINFCTSKNIFFVPVSAKSGKGVNELKELIISLAPDYLKREQVLVGDLIKGGDIVILVVPIDLAAPKGRLILPQVQVLRDILDNDAIGIIVKERELEEALRSLNKKPALVITDSQVILKVAGDVPKEIPLTTFSILFARYKSGDLKTLVDGVKQIDNLKDGDKVLISEACSHHIQADDIGRVKIPRWITQYTGKNIKFDVVSGSDFPDNLEEYKLVIHCGGCMLNPSEMRSRIRECLRRGVPITNYGVTICKAQGVLERVLKTFEKKRGVFNE from the coding sequence ATGCAAAAGGCTCCTAAGGGAGAGAGGCTGATAATAGTCTTACTGGGCAGGAGGAATGTAGGTAAATCAAGTTTGATAAATGCACTGGTGGGTCAGGAGATTGCCCTTGTTTCAGATGTTCCAGGGACTACAACTGATCCTGTGGATAAACACTATGAGCTACTGCCTCTTGGTCCTGTCACTTTCTACGACACTGCCGGGCTTGATGATGTGGGTGAGTTAGGTGAAATGAGAATTAAAGCAACCAGGAAAGTTTTAATGAAAGCAGATTTGGCTCTTCTGGTGACGGATGAAAGGGGATTGGGTGATGAAGAGTTCAAAATTATAAAAGAACTTGAAGAGAAGAACATACCTTTTATAGTTGTTTTTAACAAGATGGATCTAAATGCACCTCGCCAAGAGGACATAAATTTTTGCACTTCAAAGAATATATTCTTCGTTCCCGTTTCGGCAAAAAGCGGTAAAGGTGTAAATGAACTTAAAGAATTGATTATTAGTCTCGCGCCTGATTATTTGAAAAGGGAACAGGTACTGGTTGGCGACCTTATAAAGGGAGGAGACATTGTCATTCTTGTTGTTCCAATAGATCTTGCAGCTCCCAAAGGGAGGCTTATCCTCCCACAAGTGCAGGTTTTAAGGGATATTCTCGACAATGATGCTATCGGTATCATCGTTAAAGAGCGCGAGCTGGAAGAAGCCCTGCGTTCGCTCAATAAAAAGCCAGCTCTTGTGATTACTGATTCCCAGGTAATTTTAAAAGTCGCTGGTGATGTACCTAAGGAGATCCCCCTGACTACTTTTTCCATACTTTTTGCAAGATATAAAAGCGGTGATTTGAAAACCTTAGTAGATGGAGTCAAGCAGATCGATAATTTGAAAGACGGCGATAAGGTTTTAATTTCTGAAGCCTGCTCTCACCACATACAGGCTGATGATATCGGGAGGGTTAAAATACCGCGGTGGATCACTCAGTATACCGGGAAGAATATAAAATTTGATGTGGTCTCAGGGAGCGATTTTCCAGATAACCTGGAGGAGTATAAGCTCGTTATCCATTGTGGTGGTTGTATGTTAAATCCTTCCGAAATGAGGAGTAGAATTAGGGAGTGCTTGCGTAGGGGGGTACCGATAACAAACTACGGTGTAACTATCTGTAAGGCTCAGGGAGTCCTGGAAAGAGTTTTAAAAACCTTTGAAAAAAAGCGGGGGGTTTTTAATGAGTAG
- the hydE gene encoding [FeFe] hydrogenase H-cluster radical SAM maturase HydE, with protein MSLSLKEIKELLSGKDDRWLFSEAGRIREEVFGKSVFMRGVIEFSNYCRDNCFYCGLRCENRKLKRYRIPLEKVLQLAEIGYLEGLRTIVLQSGNDYFYKKNEISKLISEILSHVNVVITLSLGERSYEELAEWRKAGAERYLIKVETFSPELYKRYRPERILEERIKMIYWLKELGYEAGSGIIVGLPGQSIEGLAMDLMRLTELELDMIAVGPFIPHPDTPLGNYPAGSPLITLRCIAILRILNPYANIPSTSALASINDYSEFSETLKDLLGLTFLDWRAAGLVAGANVLMPSITPTDVRALYNIYPGKNIKCACTIEEVNYLRELVESCNLKVEISKGYSPRRFYAKGS; from the coding sequence ATGAGTTTAAGTCTTAAAGAAATAAAGGAATTGCTGTCTGGAAAAGACGATAGGTGGCTCTTTTCTGAAGCAGGCAGAATAAGGGAAGAAGTTTTCGGGAAGTCTGTATTTATGAGGGGTGTTATCGAGTTTTCTAATTATTGCCGTGATAATTGCTTTTACTGTGGGTTGAGATGTGAAAACAGGAAGTTGAAAAGATACCGGATTCCCCTTGAAAAGGTTTTACAGTTGGCTGAAATAGGCTATTTGGAAGGGCTTAGAACGATAGTTTTACAGTCTGGAAATGATTACTTTTATAAAAAGAACGAGATATCGAAATTAATCAGTGAAATACTTTCTCATGTTAATGTGGTAATAACTTTGTCCTTGGGGGAGCGAAGTTATGAAGAGCTTGCAGAGTGGAGAAAAGCGGGAGCAGAGAGGTATTTAATAAAAGTGGAGACATTCAGTCCTGAACTTTATAAAAGATACCGCCCAGAAAGGATCCTGGAGGAAAGAATTAAAATGATTTACTGGCTTAAAGAGCTCGGCTATGAGGCGGGTTCTGGAATTATTGTAGGGCTACCAGGGCAGTCAATTGAAGGTCTTGCTATGGATTTAATGAGATTGACAGAGCTTGAGTTGGATATGATTGCAGTTGGTCCGTTTATTCCGCATCCTGATACACCTCTTGGAAACTACCCGGCAGGAAGCCCTCTTATTACATTGAGGTGCATAGCTATATTGAGGATATTGAATCCATATGCAAACATACCGTCTACCAGTGCTCTGGCCTCAATTAACGATTATAGTGAGTTCTCTGAGACTTTAAAAGATTTGTTGGGTTTAACATTTTTGGACTGGCGCGCTGCCGGGCTTGTTGCTGGAGCTAATGTATTGATGCCATCTATTACGCCGACAGATGTAAGGGCGTTATACAATATCTACCCTGGCAAGAACATTAAATGCGCCTGTACAATAGAGGAGGTTAACTATTTGAGAGAGTTGGTGGAATCATGCAATTTAAAGGTTGAGATATCCAAGGGCTATTCACCCAGGAGGTTTTATGCAAAAGGCTCCTAA
- a CDS encoding aspartate ammonia-lyase, translating to MRVERDLLGERVLPDDVYYGIQTLRAMENFPISGLRWPLIFIKSFATVKKACALVNVELGFIDRARGSAIVRACDELIEGKLHDQIVVDPFQGGAGTSTNMNFNEVIANRALELVGKKKGEYDYIHPLEHVNRHQSTSDVFPTASKIAILFELRELEEEVARLQDSFQEKEKEFRNIVKLGRIELQDAVPITLGMEFGAYAEAIARDRWRIFKARERIKVVNLGGTAVGTGLGAPREYIFRVTEVLRDLTGLNIARAENLVDSTQNLDSLVEVSGLLKTYATNLLKISSDLRLLSSGPDGGIGELKLPSVQPNSTIMPDKVNPVIPEAVGQVAIRVIANDDIVSYASGLGQLELNQFHPLITYTMLESLLLLKNATKVFNERCVRGIIPDEIRCREYVERSKTLATVLVPILGYKKVEEIVEEARRRGCSIIDVLIKGGIMEEEKVRELLKPNRMYKLGFTEEDLNEFKS from the coding sequence ATGAGGGTAGAACGTGATCTGTTAGGAGAGAGGGTGTTGCCTGATGATGTTTATTACGGTATCCAGACTTTGAGGGCGATGGAAAACTTTCCTATTTCAGGACTCAGATGGCCTTTGATTTTCATAAAAAGTTTCGCAACTGTAAAAAAAGCCTGTGCACTGGTAAATGTAGAACTTGGATTTATAGACAGAGCCAGAGGTAGTGCAATTGTCAGAGCCTGCGATGAATTAATTGAAGGAAAGCTGCACGATCAAATAGTGGTTGATCCATTTCAGGGTGGTGCGGGTACATCTACCAATATGAATTTCAACGAAGTAATTGCTAACAGAGCCCTTGAGCTTGTGGGTAAAAAGAAGGGAGAATATGACTATATCCACCCCCTTGAGCATGTTAATAGACACCAGTCAACTAGTGACGTGTTCCCTACTGCTTCTAAGATCGCTATCCTTTTCGAACTCAGGGAGCTTGAAGAGGAGGTGGCTCGTTTACAGGACTCTTTTCAAGAAAAAGAAAAGGAGTTTAGGAATATTGTTAAACTCGGTAGAATAGAATTACAGGACGCAGTCCCCATTACCCTCGGTATGGAATTTGGAGCGTATGCAGAGGCGATCGCAAGGGATAGGTGGAGAATTTTTAAAGCGAGGGAGAGGATAAAGGTTGTAAATCTTGGTGGAACTGCTGTTGGAACGGGGCTCGGAGCACCAAGGGAGTATATCTTCAGGGTTACAGAGGTCTTGAGAGACCTTACAGGGCTTAATATTGCTCGAGCGGAAAACCTTGTAGATTCTACTCAAAACCTTGATTCCTTGGTTGAAGTTTCCGGACTCCTGAAGACTTACGCAACGAATCTTCTAAAGATTTCCAGTGATCTGAGGTTGTTAAGCAGTGGGCCGGATGGTGGAATTGGTGAGTTAAAACTTCCTTCCGTTCAACCCAATTCAACAATCATGCCTGATAAGGTTAATCCGGTAATTCCCGAGGCTGTGGGTCAGGTTGCGATAAGGGTTATAGCGAACGACGATATTGTTAGTTATGCATCAGGCCTTGGACAACTCGAACTTAACCAGTTTCATCCCCTAATTACGTATACTATGTTAGAAAGTTTACTTCTTCTTAAGAATGCTACGAAGGTTTTTAATGAGAGGTGTGTGAGGGGAATTATTCCCGACGAAATTAGATGCAGAGAATACGTAGAAAGAAGTAAGACTCTTGCCACGGTGCTGGTTCCCATTTTGGGATATAAAAAGGTAGAGGAAATTGTGGAAGAAGCCAGAAGGCGTGGGTGCAGTATCATTGATGTTTTAATCAAGGGTGGAATTATGGAAGAGGAAAAAGTTAGGGAGCTTTTGAAACCAAATAGAATGTATAAACTCGGATTCACTGAGGAAGACCTGAATGAGTTTAAGTCTTAA
- the hydG gene encoding [FeFe] hydrogenase H-cluster radical SAM maturase HydG: protein MEKVESWVKNRIKEDEVERYLENGQDFINDDEIWEKLNKYRKPDKAWIREIFDKALRIETLTPDETAAIINVEDEDLLEEMKQVAHQIKSKVYDNRIVTFAPLYLGDYCVNNCLYCGFRRDNRVIKRKVLTEEEIVREVEVLAGEIGHKRLITVYGEHPSMDIDYIEKSLELIYNVKVKVRNGYGQIRRCNVNAPPLQIDELRRLVEVGIGTYQVFQETYHHDTYRKVHPQDTVKGDYRWRLYSMHRALEAGVDDVGIGALFGLYDWKFEVMGLLYHARELERRFGVGPHTVSFPRLEPAANTPFVQETKYKVSDEEFEKVILVLRLAIPYAGMILTAREPKEIRDKIVHYGITQMDASTKIGIGAYSDRYTEQELERQQFLIGDTRSLDELIRDLAKFGYITSFCTAGYRCGRTGELIMKLLRTGKEGQFCKLNAVLTFKEWLLDFASEETRAVGEKLIEKELQEIKEKLPRAYDKVLEYLKRLENGERDLFF from the coding sequence ATGGAAAAGGTTGAAAGCTGGGTTAAAAATCGTATAAAAGAAGATGAGGTAGAGAGATATCTTGAAAATGGCCAGGATTTTATAAACGATGATGAAATTTGGGAGAAGTTGAATAAATATAGAAAACCTGATAAAGCCTGGATCAGAGAAATCTTTGATAAAGCTTTGAGGATTGAGACTCTCACACCGGATGAAACGGCGGCTATTATCAATGTAGAAGATGAAGACCTGCTTGAGGAAATGAAGCAGGTTGCACACCAAATAAAAAGTAAGGTTTACGATAACAGGATAGTGACCTTTGCACCTCTTTACCTCGGTGATTATTGCGTTAATAATTGTCTCTATTGTGGTTTCAGGAGAGATAATCGAGTTATTAAGAGAAAGGTTCTGACAGAAGAGGAAATTGTCAGAGAAGTAGAAGTTCTTGCGGGTGAGATCGGGCATAAACGTCTAATTACCGTTTACGGCGAACACCCTTCTATGGATATTGATTACATTGAAAAAAGCCTGGAATTGATATACAATGTGAAAGTAAAGGTAAGAAATGGATATGGTCAGATACGGAGATGCAATGTTAACGCTCCTCCTCTTCAAATTGATGAGTTGAGAAGGCTTGTTGAAGTGGGAATTGGCACCTATCAGGTTTTCCAGGAAACATACCATCATGATACATACAGAAAAGTGCACCCTCAGGATACGGTGAAAGGCGACTATCGGTGGAGATTGTATTCCATGCACCGGGCATTGGAGGCAGGAGTGGACGATGTTGGGATCGGCGCTCTTTTTGGCCTTTATGATTGGAAATTCGAAGTAATGGGACTTCTTTATCATGCGAGGGAATTGGAGAGGAGATTTGGAGTGGGGCCTCATACTGTGTCCTTTCCGCGTCTTGAGCCAGCAGCCAACACTCCCTTTGTCCAGGAGACAAAGTACAAAGTTAGTGATGAGGAGTTTGAGAAGGTTATATTAGTACTCAGGCTCGCCATACCTTACGCCGGAATGATTTTAACAGCCAGGGAACCTAAAGAGATAAGAGATAAAATTGTGCATTATGGTATTACGCAGATGGATGCTTCCACTAAGATAGGTATAGGTGCATATAGCGACCGTTATACTGAACAAGAACTGGAAAGGCAGCAGTTTCTGATTGGCGATACGAGAAGCCTGGATGAACTCATTAGAGATCTCGCAAAATTTGGATATATCACTTCTTTTTGCACAGCCGGTTATAGATGTGGAAGAACCGGTGAATTGATAATGAAACTTCTAAGAACGGGTAAAGAGGGTCAATTTTGCAAACTAAACGCTGTTTTAACTTTTAAGGAATGGCTTCTGGATTTTGCATCCGAAGAGACACGCGCTGTGGGTGAAAAATTGATAGAGAAAGAGCTCCAGGAGATAAAAGAGAAATTGCCAAGAGCCTATGATAAGGTTTTAGAATATTTAAAGAGACTGGAAAATGGAGAGAGAGATCTTTTCTTCTAA
- a CDS encoding CopG family transcriptional regulator: MKESVNNTDRLGLVGIFVNDKEAVKPLQEIISSYSHKILGRAGFNVPEATVVVLLFKGNTDEIGAFTGKIEKIKGVQVRTLLKKEL, from the coding sequence ATGAAAGAATCTGTAAATAATACTGATAGGCTTGGGTTAGTTGGGATATTTGTTAATGATAAAGAGGCAGTAAAGCCTCTTCAGGAGATTATATCTTCTTATTCCCATAAGATTCTTGGAAGGGCTGGTTTTAATGTTCCAGAAGCCACCGTGGTTGTTCTATTATTCAAAGGCAATACTGATGAAATTGGCGCCTTTACAGGAAAAATAGAGAAAATAAAGGGGGTTCAGGTTAGAACCCTTTTAAAAAAGGAGCTTTAA
- a CDS encoding NADH-dependent [FeFe] hydrogenase, group A6, translating into MAEMVKLFIDGKEVEVEQGTTILEAAKKAGIHIPTLCYHPDLPPTGACGVCVVEIEGSPTPKRSCCTPVAPGMKVITNSKALREVRKTIVQLLLSDHDITCPTCPANEKCELQSLANYLGVDMNGLPAILERKPVDETSIAILKDPNKCILCGRCVTVCNELQTVSAITIANRGFEAEVDTFFSQGLGNSPCVNCGQCTVFCPTGALSERSEIDLVWDALLDPDKVVVVQEAPSIRATLGEEFGMEVGTVTVGKMYAALRKLGFDVIFDTNFAADLTIMEEANEFVDRVKNGKPLPLITSCSPGWIKFMETFFPDLAKHVSTCKSPQQMFGALAKTYFAKEAGIDPSKIVSVSIMPCTAKKFEARRPEMRDSGYQDVDYVLTTREFVRMLKSAGIDLKELPDEKPDELMGMYSGAATIFGATGGVMEAAVRTAYWMITGKELENLDITAVRGMAGIKEAELDIDGLKVKVAVAHGLGNARELLTKVRKQIEETGKSEYAFIEIMACPGGCVGGGGQPKGSTFAMRARRGEGLYKEDKSLPIRRTHENPAIKRVYEKFLGKPGSEVSHKLLHTYYFKRSDYTGSAIETVTEKHVSHH; encoded by the coding sequence ATGGCAGAAATGGTTAAATTATTTATAGATGGTAAGGAAGTGGAAGTTGAACAGGGTACGACAATTTTAGAAGCTGCAAAAAAGGCAGGTATTCACATTCCTACATTGTGCTACCATCCGGATCTCCCTCCCACTGGTGCCTGCGGCGTATGTGTCGTTGAGATAGAGGGCTCTCCAACACCAAAGAGATCCTGCTGCACCCCCGTTGCTCCAGGGATGAAAGTCATAACAAACTCAAAGGCTCTCAGAGAAGTGAGAAAGACCATCGTTCAGCTCTTACTTTCTGACCACGATATTACCTGTCCAACCTGCCCAGCAAACGAGAAGTGCGAGCTTCAGTCCCTGGCAAACTACCTTGGAGTAGACATGAATGGGCTACCTGCGATTTTGGAAAGAAAACCTGTTGACGAAACAAGCATAGCTATTCTCAAGGATCCGAATAAATGTATATTGTGTGGAAGGTGTGTAACTGTATGTAATGAATTACAGACGGTTTCGGCAATAACCATTGCAAATAGAGGATTCGAGGCAGAGGTAGATACATTCTTCTCCCAGGGACTTGGGAATAGCCCCTGCGTAAATTGTGGACAGTGTACTGTTTTCTGTCCCACGGGTGCTCTCAGTGAAAGAAGTGAAATTGACCTTGTGTGGGATGCACTTCTTGACCCTGACAAAGTTGTTGTGGTTCAGGAGGCTCCTTCTATAAGAGCTACATTGGGTGAAGAATTCGGTATGGAGGTTGGAACGGTTACCGTTGGAAAGATGTATGCTGCCTTGAGAAAGTTAGGTTTTGACGTGATTTTCGATACAAACTTTGCAGCAGACCTAACCATTATGGAGGAGGCCAACGAGTTTGTGGACAGGGTTAAGAATGGAAAACCATTGCCTCTTATCACTTCCTGCTCCCCTGGCTGGATAAAGTTTATGGAGACCTTTTTCCCAGATCTTGCCAAGCACGTTTCAACATGCAAGTCTCCTCAGCAAATGTTTGGTGCTCTTGCAAAGACCTATTTTGCCAAGGAGGCAGGTATTGACCCTTCAAAAATTGTTAGTGTTTCAATAATGCCGTGCACCGCCAAAAAGTTTGAAGCAAGAAGGCCGGAGATGAGAGATTCTGGATATCAGGACGTTGATTATGTTCTTACAACAAGAGAGTTTGTAAGAATGTTGAAGTCGGCAGGTATTGACCTTAAAGAGCTTCCTGATGAAAAGCCCGATGAGCTTATGGGAATGTATTCCGGAGCCGCAACTATATTCGGAGCAACGGGTGGAGTTATGGAAGCGGCTGTGAGAACAGCATACTGGATGATTACCGGTAAGGAATTGGAAAATCTTGATATAACCGCGGTGAGAGGAATGGCGGGGATTAAAGAGGCTGAGCTTGACATTGATGGGTTAAAGGTTAAAGTTGCGGTTGCCCATGGCCTTGGAAATGCAAGGGAGCTTCTTACAAAAGTCAGGAAGCAGATAGAAGAGACCGGGAAGAGTGAATATGCATTCATAGAAATTATGGCATGCCCGGGTGGTTGTGTTGGTGGCGGTGGACAACCTAAGGGAAGCACTTTTGCGATGAGAGCAAGGAGAGGTGAGGGATTGTATAAAGAAGATAAATCATTACCGATCCGCAGAACCCATGAAAATCCGGCTATAAAGAGAGTTTATGAGAAGTTCCTTGGTAAGCCAGGCTCTGAAGTTTCACATAAACTGCTCCATACCTATTATTTCAAACGTTCGGATTATACTGGAAGCGCGATTGAGACGGTAACGGAGAAACACGTTTCACACCACTAA
- the nuoF gene encoding NADH-quinone oxidoreductase subunit NuoF, with translation MKIARMHVLLPVDPDTILAGVVEFQKALLEELKKRNLEDEIKVLETGSIGITGKGILMVVYPEGIYYANLKVSDIPRIVEEHFLKGRPVKDLLLGEVPARFVKKEKVGLTREQKKVVLENVGIIDPENIDDYIAAGGYEALEKVLTSMKPEEVVEEIKKSGLRGRGGAGFPTGIKWESARKAPGDEKFVICNADEGEPGTFKDRLILEGDPHKLIEGMIIAGYAIGAEKGYIYVRGEYDLSIRRLQKAIQDAYNYNILGKNILGTNVNFDLEIKKGAGAYVCGEETALIESLEGKRGQPRNKPPYPVTHGLWMKPTVVNNVETLANVPSIIKNGAEWYRSMGTEKCPGTKVFTILGHVVYPGLIEVEMGTPLRDIIFNYGGGIKDGKRFKAALVGGAAGVFLPESLLSVRMDFDNLKQYKAVLGSGAILVMNEDTCMVDMLFSIIRFFKHESCGQCTPCRIGTYELYTIINKVREGEAKEEDLDKMISLSEAMFKSSFCPLGQSLIMPVKSAIENFREDFLAHLDKNYRCEKCRR, from the coding sequence ATGAAGATAGCGAGAATGCATGTTCTTTTACCTGTAGATCCTGATACGATTCTTGCAGGCGTTGTGGAGTTTCAAAAGGCTCTCCTCGAGGAGCTCAAGAAAAGGAATTTGGAAGATGAGATTAAAGTTTTAGAGACTGGATCGATTGGGATTACGGGTAAAGGTATTCTGATGGTAGTTTACCCTGAAGGTATTTACTATGCTAATTTGAAGGTCAGTGATATACCAAGAATTGTTGAGGAACACTTCTTAAAGGGAAGACCGGTGAAGGATTTACTTCTTGGTGAAGTACCTGCGAGATTTGTGAAGAAAGAAAAAGTTGGCCTTACGAGGGAGCAGAAAAAGGTTGTCCTTGAAAACGTAGGTATTATAGACCCTGAAAACATTGACGATTATATTGCAGCTGGTGGTTATGAGGCATTAGAGAAAGTTCTTACTTCAATGAAACCGGAAGAAGTCGTCGAGGAAATTAAGAAATCTGGTTTGAGGGGAAGAGGTGGTGCAGGTTTTCCAACGGGAATTAAGTGGGAATCTGCCAGGAAGGCTCCAGGTGACGAGAAGTTTGTAATTTGCAACGCTGATGAAGGGGAACCCGGCACTTTTAAAGACAGGTTAATTCTTGAGGGTGATCCCCACAAGTTAATAGAGGGTATGATCATAGCAGGATACGCGATTGGTGCTGAGAAAGGATATATTTACGTAAGGGGAGAATATGACCTCTCTATAAGAAGATTACAAAAGGCGATACAGGATGCCTACAATTACAACATTCTTGGCAAAAATATTCTCGGAACGAATGTGAATTTCGACCTTGAGATAAAGAAAGGTGCTGGTGCTTACGTTTGTGGTGAAGAAACCGCTCTTATTGAATCTTTGGAAGGTAAAAGAGGACAACCTCGAAACAAGCCCCCTTATCCTGTAACTCACGGCTTGTGGATGAAGCCGACAGTGGTTAACAATGTTGAAACTCTTGCCAATGTTCCTTCTATCATTAAAAATGGAGCCGAATGGTACAGATCTATGGGCACAGAAAAATGCCCAGGGACTAAGGTTTTCACCATTCTTGGACATGTAGTTTATCCTGGCCTTATAGAAGTGGAAATGGGCACTCCTCTAAGGGATATTATCTTTAATTACGGTGGCGGAATAAAGGATGGCAAGAGATTTAAGGCTGCTCTTGTGGGTGGTGCTGCGGGTGTGTTTCTACCTGAGAGTTTGCTTTCTGTGAGGATGGATTTTGATAATCTAAAGCAATATAAGGCGGTTCTTGGTTCTGGTGCGATTCTCGTTATGAACGAAGATACCTGTATGGTAGATATGCTCTTTTCCATAATAAGGTTCTTCAAACATGAATCCTGCGGTCAATGTACCCCGTGTAGGATCGGCACGTATGAGCTTTACACAATAATTAATAAAGTCAGGGAAGGAGAAGCAAAAGAGGAGGACCTTGACAAGATGATCAGCCTCTCTGAGGCAATGTTTAAATCTTCTTTTTGCCCTCTCGGGCAGTCACTAATTATGCCAGTAAAAAGTGCAATTGAAAACTTCAGAGAGGATTTCTTAGCACACCTTGATAAAAATTATAGATGTGAAAAATGCAGGAGGTAA
- the nuoE gene encoding NADH-quinone oxidoreductase subunit NuoE: MTREEILNKYGKSKDNLLYILHDIQDNNPRHYLTEEDLRAVAKWLNLPYSYVHGVATFYSMFSLKPRGKYIIRVCESPTCHLMGSSDLIVELVKTLGVGIGETTKDELFTLELTSCIGVCGVAPAMMINEEVYGNLTPEKVRQIIEEKRRESK, from the coding sequence ATGACAAGGGAAGAAATTCTTAACAAGTATGGAAAGTCGAAGGACAACCTCCTTTATATTTTGCATGATATTCAGGACAATAATCCCCGGCATTATCTGACAGAAGAGGATCTAAGAGCGGTTGCTAAATGGTTAAACCTCCCTTACAGTTATGTTCATGGGGTGGCCACCTTCTACAGTATGTTCAGCCTAAAACCCCGGGGAAAATACATTATTAGGGTATGTGAATCACCGACTTGTCACCTTATGGGTTCCAGTGATTTGATTGTGGAGCTCGTTAAAACCCTTGGGGTTGGGATCGGGGAAACCACAAAAGATGAACTCTTTACTTTAGAGCTGACTTCTTGCATAGGTGTATGTGGTGTTGCGCCTGCTATGATGATCAATGAGGAGGTCTATGGTAACCTAACTCCGGAAAAAGTCAGGCAGATAATTGAGGAGAAAAGGAGGGAATCGAAATGA